Within Wyeomyia smithii strain HCP4-BCI-WySm-NY-G18 chromosome 2, ASM2978416v1, whole genome shotgun sequence, the genomic segment TTTCCCACTCCTTTTCTGTTGAAAGTTCACGTTGCTGCCGTCGTCGTGTGCTTATTGCACCacatttcaacaaaaaaagtAAGTGCAAATTAttaccaaaaaattaaatttatctcACTTGTTGGTTCAATTTCTCTCATTCCCTTATTGGGTACTGTAGTACCTCATAACGATGCCACCCAAAAAGAAGGGCAACAAAAAGAATCAGGATTGGGATTCGGACGAATCCGAACAGTCCAAACCGGCAGCTGCCACGGGTAAGGCTGGCAAGGCCAAGGGAAAAGCTGCCAACGTGGATTCCGATGAGGAAGAAAGACCAGTCAAGACGAAGGCGACTTCGGCTGCTCCCCAAAAAAAGACCAACAAGGGTAAGAAgggaaaaggcaaaaatgacGACTGGAGTGACGACGATGACGATAAGGCGATGCCGACCCGGAAGGGCAAGATGCCAGTAAAAGGGAAAGCCGATAGCGATAGTGAATCGGAGCGCGAGGCTAAACCGGCTCAGAAGaaaaaacagcaacaacagcagcagggAAAGGGAAAGAAGGGTCGGAAGGATGACGATTGGTCAGATCGAGaggaaaaggaaattaaactGGACGTTTCGGATGAAGATGAGGTGCCAGTGATGGTTAGCAGCAAAGCAGCTAAGAAAAAGGGTAAGGTTGGGAAGAAGGTTAGCAAGGTTTCCTCATCTGAAGAAGAGGAGGAAGATGTTGCAAGTGAATCGGAAGCGGAGGTAGAACCAGTTCCGGTGCCTGCAGCGAAAGGAAAGAATTCTAAACCAAAACCAGAGCCGGCTGCTGTTCCGATTTCGGTTAAAAAGGAAGAAACTTTTGAAGAAAAAACCCCTGAAGTAAAAATACCGGAAAAATTACCTAAACCTGTAACGGAGGTCCAACCGAAGGCGGATGAAGTTGAGCAGCCTGATGAAGCAACGGAATTGGCCGATAAGGTCGAAGAAATGGCAATTGGCGAACAGGAGAAGAAGCTCACCCATAAAGAGaagaagaaactaaaaaaactggaggaGTTCCAAAAACAGGTGGAAGCCATGACACGAAAGGGCGGCCAGGGGCACTCCGATTTGGACAGCAACTTTACCATGTCGCAGGCGCAAAAAAGTGGAAACCAGGCCAAGCATATGGACCATGCGGTGGATATTAAGATCGAAAATTTCACCATTTCTGCCAAGGGAAACGATTTGTTTGTCAATGCAAATTTGCTAATCGCTAACGGacgccggtacggtttagttgGACCCAACGGGCATGGCAAGACGACGCTGCTTCGACACATTGCCAATCGTGTCTTTGCGATTCCGCCAAGCATCGATGTGTTGCTGTGCGAGCAGGAAGTCGTTGCCGACGAAACTTCCGCTGTTGATACTGTGCTGAAAGCGGACGTAAAACGGATTGCTTTGCTGGAAGAGTGTAAAAAGCTAGAGGAAGCAGTGGAATCTGGTAATTTGGAGCTGCAGGACAAATTGCAGGAAGTTTACAACGAACTGAAGGCAATCGGAGCTGATTCTGCTGAACCGCGTGCGCGTCGTATTTTGGCTGGTTTGGGTTTCTCTCGATCGATGCAAAATCGGGCAACGAAAGATTTTTCCGGTGGTTGGCGAATGCGTGTATCCCTGGCGAGAGCTCTGTTTCTGGAACCTACCCTGCTTCTGCTTGATGAACCGACGAATCACCTGGATCTGAATGCTGTCATTTGGTTGGATAACTATCTGCAGGGCTGGAAAAAGACGCTGCTTATTGTTTCTCACGACCAGAGCTTTTTGGACAATGTTTGCAACGAAGTTATTCATCTGGACAACAAGAAGCTGTACTACTATAAGGGTAACTATTCGATGTTCAAAAAAATGCATGTTCAGAAGCGCCGCGAGATGATCAAGGAGTACGAAAAGCAGGAGAAGCGAATCAAGGAAATGAAAGCGCATGGGCAATCGAAAAAAGCGGCCGAGAAGAAGCAGAAGGAGAATCTCAGTCGTAAGCAGGAAAAGGGTGGCAAAGGGAAGGGCCAGAAATCGGCCGCTGATGAGGAAGAAGGACCAGTGGAACTGTTGGCCAAACCGAAAGATTACATCGTTAAGTTCAGCTTTCCTGATCCACCCCCGCTGCAGCCTCCGATTCTTGGATTACACAGTGAGTATTTGAATCGTGATATTTTTGTTGAGTTTGATTTTCATTACCGTCCTTTTTCGGTTAGATGTCACTTTCAACTTCCCCGGGCAAAAGTCGCTGTTCGTTGGAGTGGAATTCGGTATCGACATGAGTAGTCGGGTGGCCATCGTCGGTCCCAATGGAGTCGGCAAATCTACTTTCCTAAAACTGCTGGTCGGTGATCTGCAGCCCGTCGTTGGTGAGTCGAGGAAAAATCATCGTCTTCACATCGGACGGTTTGACCAGCATTCCGGCGAACATTTGACAGCCGAAGAAAGTCCGGCCGAGTATCTGCAACGTTTGTTCAATCTGCCCTACGAAAAGTCACGCAAAGCACTGGGAACTTTCGGCCTAGCCAGCCACGCGCACACAATTAAGATGAAAGACCTCTCCGGTGGACAAAAGGCTAGGGTGGCCTTGGCTGAACTGTGTCTCAACGCACCGGATGTTCTAATTCTGGATGAACCGACCAACAACCTTGACATTGAATCGATCGATGCCCTGGCGGAAGCGATCAACGAATATAAGGGAGGTGTTGTAATTGTGTCCCACGATGAGCGGCTGATCCGAGAGACCGAGTGTGCGTTGTACGTTATCGAGGATCAAACCATCAATGAAATTGACGGAGATTTCGATGACTACCGGAAGGAAGTGTTGGACAGCCTGGGAGAGGTCATCAACAATCCTAGTATATCAGCTAACGCCGCAGTACAGCAGTAGCAAGGCAGATTTGTTTCAGCTTGTTTTACTAGATCTACTTtgtatattaaaaataaaattttaccctAAACCTATCGAATTGTGTTAAGTATTTCTCTTTGCTGCTTCGTGCGCCTGTGAAATTCACTTTTGCTGGTGTACTTTTGTCCACCCATTGGTTCTTTCCAAGGTCGGGCTTTACAGCCGAATCGTAGTTGTTGACTTTTTTTCATCCCCCCGAAGCCGCCCCCTAGTCGACGTGGTTTCCAACCCTTCAGACGTCGTTCCCATTCCTCATCCACCAGTATGGCCCttccatttaaaattcgacCGTGCATCTCTTCAATCGCCCGCATGGCATACTTTCGCCGACTGTACTCGACAAATCCATACCCACGGGAAAGCCCCGTCTCAATGTCACACACCAGCCGGCACCGAACGATTGTTCCGAAGCGTTCGAAGAGCTGCCGCAGACGTTCTTTGTTTATGGCGTAATCCAACCGGCCGACGAATATCGTATGATATGGATCACCAACGACTTTGTGATTTGGTGTGTAGGTGGCATTCATCGCCCGAACCAGTGCCCGGTCGTGTGCGAACTCATCCGTTCCGTCGATGGAACCCACCCGGACGGGATCGTAAACTTCGCGGGCATAACAGGACCACGAACTGCTGGCTTGGGAATCTTGCTCCGGGTGGTTTGTGCGCTTATTGCGGTCACTGGCCATATTCAACAATTGCACCTactttcatatttgattttgttaaCTTGATTTAAAAGTTACCGAGAACAACGGTGTCGCtaatgttatttatttatttcgtactCCTTGTTTGACATTCTCTAATGCGAATTTGTGTTAGTGTGAAGCTGTGTGAAGCATGTGAATTGTGAACAGGGTTCAAATCTCTTTCCCTCGTACACTGAGGCAAAAAACATCACAATTTTAAAAGATTCGAAAAGTCGttaatagagataagtgacttttcacctacgcacactagtaaacgtgtgaACCCGTGTatagttgcttttgtttcctccaaactgtaaatcatcgcatttcGTGGCTTCGACTTTCatcactttttacctttttagtcGATTATGTTTAGCAGCTTCTTCCAATTTCTGATCAcggatgaaaaaatttattcagaaacaagtttaaaacatataatgagcgttcaactgaatatttgtccagctgctaaaaacattgcattgcaaacaaaacagctatttgtaaacattttccttaactagtggcactaacacattcgtacatAAAAAGGTCTATACCGTGCGTGACTAACGTTTGTTTATACATTACATTTGCTCACGTGTACATTTTATAAGCGTGACATATGAATTCCATAGTTattcttaagcctgtagtacatacactctttgtctaatggtcaaatatttgaccttctgacataatggtcaaatttatttgacatcatggttgttgtttgcccggtGTTttccccatgttaaaattggagagtgacagataattatctttgaccaaatttttatctgtcaaaaagtgacaaatatttgacgctcggtcaaagagtgtactacaggctttagtcaTGATTGGGAGATTTGCTCGCGATCGCGGTTTGAACGCGATCTATATTAAGCATCGCGATTGAATCAAAGGCCGCACTGAGCTGTCCGAATAAGTGCTGTTCTAATCTGTATCAACCTTCGTTGTTAAAGTATCAGAAACATCCTTTAAAAACATCAGAAACAAACGACGGTGGCGACTAAAAACAGATGATCACCCCTGTAAGTTATgcttgcacacaaccctttgCGTGGGATATTAGGGCAATCCACGGGTCACTAGCCCCTAAATTCCGGTGGTTGGATTACGCTTTCCGATGGAAATAAGCCCCAAATTCTCGGTGAAAGTTGTTGTGTACTATGTGGAGTAGATAATCACGAGTCACGACAAATTGGTGAATATTAAAATTAACGATGTTAAGTATGTTCCTGGGCCAGTAACCTACTTCACGGTGTTCCAAATACagtaattataaaataaaatacgccaTCAAAACTGTTAATGCCAGTTGGTTTGTGTTACTATCTTGCACTTCTGagccaaatttgaaaatcatcctTGGGCTGATTTTTGAGTTACGCTCTTTTCAAGTATTAGGGAGGATATCGACACCTTGATGATTATGTACTGGACCATGCAGTAGGCACTGTGGCGTGTGCTGCACAGGAATCAATGAACTACGAAGATTCGGTGAAGGATGCTAAATAGTGTGTCGGAAGACGAACTGAAATCACATCATCAAAACAACACTTTGGAAGCTTGTACCGTTGCCTAAAGTACAGAACGTTGTTGGCTCCATGTGAGTACTGAAGCTCAAGCGGGATAAAGCAGGTCGAATTTTGACAAATAAGGCTTGATTTGTAGCTCAAGGTTATTATGTGCAAAAGTACGGAGAAGACTTTGACGAGGTCTACGCTCCTTTTACGCAACATGCATAATTTCGTACATTTTTGACAATAGCGGCTAATCGAAAGATGACTGTGAAACACCCCGATAAAAAAACAACCTATCTTAATGGATCCCTTGACGAAAAGGTCTGTCTACATGCGTCAACCTCCAGGCTTTAAAGAAGCAGGAAAAGAGAAGCTTGTCTGGCCATCTGTCCCTGTGGTTTGGAGAGCAACATTTTTTATCGTGAAAGGTTCCGTAAACCAAGAAAATTATTTGCAGGAGGGTCCGAGAAAACGTCCGTTGCCTTTTATCAAGCAACACAGTTGTTTCGTTCAGTTTTGACCGGAATAGGCATCTTGCCGTAGAAAAGGCGATGGAGTGGTATGCCGCGAACAATGTTTAGGTGGCGCCAAAGGACATGAACTAGAACACACCAGAGCT encodes:
- the LOC129724217 gene encoding ATP-binding cassette sub-family F member 1; its protein translation is MPPKKKGNKKNQDWDSDESEQSKPAAATGKAGKAKGKAANVDSDEEERPVKTKATSAAPQKKTNKGKKGKGKNDDWSDDDDDKAMPTRKGKMPVKGKADSDSESEREAKPAQKKKQQQQQQGKGKKGRKDDDWSDREEKEIKLDVSDEDEVPVMVSSKAAKKKGKVGKKVSKVSSSEEEEEDVASESEAEVEPVPVPAAKGKNSKPKPEPAAVPISVKKEETFEEKTPEVKIPEKLPKPVTEVQPKADEVEQPDEATELADKVEEMAIGEQEKKLTHKEKKKLKKLEEFQKQVEAMTRKGGQGHSDLDSNFTMSQAQKSGNQAKHMDHAVDIKIENFTISAKGNDLFVNANLLIANGRRYGLVGPNGHGKTTLLRHIANRVFAIPPSIDVLLCEQEVVADETSAVDTVLKADVKRIALLEECKKLEEAVESGNLELQDKLQEVYNELKAIGADSAEPRARRILAGLGFSRSMQNRATKDFSGGWRMRVSLARALFLEPTLLLLDEPTNHLDLNAVIWLDNYLQGWKKTLLIVSHDQSFLDNVCNEVIHLDNKKLYYYKGNYSMFKKMHVQKRREMIKEYEKQEKRIKEMKAHGQSKKAAEKKQKENLSRKQEKGGKGKGQKSAADEEEGPVELLAKPKDYIVKFSFPDPPPLQPPILGLHNVTFNFPGQKSLFVGVEFGIDMSSRVAIVGPNGVGKSTFLKLLVGDLQPVVGESRKNHRLHIGRFDQHSGEHLTAEESPAEYLQRLFNLPYEKSRKALGTFGLASHAHTIKMKDLSGGQKARVALAELCLNAPDVLILDEPTNNLDIESIDALAEAINEYKGGVVIVSHDERLIRETECALYVIEDQTINEIDGDFDDYRKEVLDSLGEVINNPSISANAAVQQ
- the LOC129724218 gene encoding U11/U12 small nuclear ribonucleoprotein 35 kDa protein-like, producing MASDRNKRTNHPEQDSQASSSWSCYAREVYDPVRVGSIDGTDEFAHDRALVRAMNATYTPNHKVVGDPYHTIFVGRLDYAINKERLRQLFERFGTIVRCRLVCDIETGLSRGYGFVEYSRRKYAMRAIEEMHGRILNGRAILVDEEWERRLKGWKPRRLGGGFGGMKKSQQLRFGCKARPWKEPMGGQKYTSKSEFHRRTKQQREILNTIR